Proteins from a single region of Mucilaginibacter daejeonensis:
- a CDS encoding NPCBM/NEW2 domain-containing protein, translating into MRRYILLGIAVACSLDCFAQPRAVKANFKEWAATPILGWNSWDCFGTSITEPQVKEQADAMAKFLLPSGYKYLTVDIQWYEPEAKGHFYDPTATLTMDEYGRLTPGLKKFPSAANGKGFKPLADYVHSKGLKFGIHIMRGIPRQAVEKNLPVLGTKVKAQDIARTDSRCAWNPDMYGVDATKPEGQAYYDSIIGLYAGWGVDLIKCDDISRPYDDVQKAEIEALRKAIDRSGRHIVLSLSPGATPIKEGKHVSEHANMWRITDDFWDRWGALLAMFERLDVWTPFRGPGHFPDADMLPLGIIEFKRPTKFTTNEQYTLMSLWAIGRSPLIFGGDMTKLDPLTTKLLTNRNVLNVNQHSTNNRQVSRDKNLVIWAADVPNSKDKYVALFNAQSNGDGLDLQNADYASPVIAGMGGSQKIDVSVKGGKRLVLFVKDGGNGNELDHIVWADPVLHGRKGDLKLTSLKWVSATSGWGEARVNRTCDDKPIMIDNKKVEGIGAHAESVIVYDLPEGYDSFSTTGIVTKDKGSVVFGVLVDKGNKEVSDTATVNIDLKPLGNKFKVRDLWTGQNLGVFKGTFGRKLPQHGAGLYRLTPVK; encoded by the coding sequence ATGAGAAGATACATACTCCTTGGCATTGCCGTAGCCTGTTCACTCGATTGTTTTGCGCAGCCGCGCGCTGTAAAGGCGAATTTTAAAGAATGGGCCGCTACACCCATATTGGGTTGGAACAGTTGGGACTGCTTCGGCACTTCCATCACCGAACCACAGGTGAAAGAGCAGGCCGATGCGATGGCAAAATTTCTGTTGCCAAGCGGATACAAGTATCTCACCGTTGATATTCAATGGTATGAACCCGAGGCTAAAGGTCACTTTTACGACCCCACGGCAACGCTGACCATGGACGAGTACGGCCGTCTTACTCCTGGACTAAAAAAGTTTCCCTCTGCCGCCAACGGCAAAGGCTTTAAACCATTGGCCGACTATGTGCATTCCAAAGGATTGAAGTTCGGCATACATATCATGCGTGGCATTCCCCGTCAGGCCGTGGAGAAGAACCTGCCGGTGTTAGGCACCAAGGTAAAAGCACAGGACATTGCGCGTACCGATTCGCGCTGTGCTTGGAACCCCGATATGTATGGCGTTGACGCCACCAAGCCCGAAGGGCAAGCTTATTATGACTCGATCATTGGCCTATATGCCGGCTGGGGTGTCGACCTGATCAAATGTGATGATATCTCGCGCCCTTATGATGACGTTCAGAAAGCGGAGATAGAAGCGTTAAGAAAAGCGATCGACAGGTCGGGACGTCATATCGTGCTGAGCCTTTCGCCTGGTGCAACGCCGATCAAAGAGGGCAAGCACGTGAGCGAACACGCCAATATGTGGCGCATCACTGACGATTTTTGGGACCGCTGGGGCGCATTGCTGGCCATGTTCGAACGTTTGGACGTATGGACCCCGTTCCGCGGGCCGGGCCATTTTCCTGATGCCGATATGTTGCCGCTGGGTATCATCGAATTCAAAAGACCGACAAAGTTCACCACCAACGAGCAGTATACACTGATGAGCTTGTGGGCCATAGGCCGCTCGCCACTGATCTTTGGTGGCGATATGACCAAGCTTGACCCGCTGACCACCAAGCTGTTGACCAACCGAAACGTATTGAACGTGAATCAGCATAGCACGAACAACCGGCAGGTGTCGCGTGACAAGAATCTGGTGATATGGGCGGCCGACGTGCCGAACAGTAAAGACAAGTATGTGGCCCTTTTCAACGCACAAAGCAACGGCGACGGGTTGGACCTGCAGAACGCCGACTACGCCAGTCCGGTGATCGCTGGCATGGGCGGCTCGCAAAAGATCGATGTGTCGGTCAAGGGCGGTAAAAGGCTTGTTCTTTTCGTTAAGGACGGTGGTAATGGCAATGAGCTGGATCACATCGTTTGGGCTGACCCTGTGTTGCATGGCCGCAAAGGTGATCTGAAACTCACCTCGCTTAAGTGGGTGTCGGCCACCTCGGGCTGGGGCGAAGCAAGGGTAAACCGTACCTGCGACGATAAACCCATCATGATCGATAACAAGAAGGTGGAAGGCATAGGCGCCCATGCGGAGTCGGTCATCGTCTATGATCTGCCCGAGGGCTACGACTCGTTCAGCACTACCGGGATCGTGACCAAAGATAAAGGCTCGGTCGTTTTTGGTGTGTTGGTTGACAAGGGCAACAAAGAAGTGTCAGACACTGCCACGGTGAACATCGACCTAAAGCCATTAGGCAACAAATTCAAAGTACGTGACCTATGGACAGGCCAGAATCTGGGTGTATTCAAAGGCACCTTCGGCCGTAAGTTACCCCAGCATGGCGCGGGTCTGTATCGCTTAACGCCAGTAAAATAG